Proteins encoded by one window of Desulfovibrio ferrophilus:
- a CDS encoding substrate-binding periplasmic protein: protein MRTRIRWAVLGVCLLLGLLCLPAQAKPLVRLANGEWPPYLSETLPHFGFASDVVQKAFEAVGVEVEYEFFPWSRAFSYALQGRDEDGRVLHGTLVWVYTPARAVSFLYSDVVIEDSEVLFYSRDNPLDWSEMEDLRGKIIGGASGAAYLLLDDAEAAGILTIERSGGYESLFVRLLHGRVDAVPMVTQVGRFYVERVLNEEERKLIAWHPKVIQHRQYHLILSKNVDESKALMPLFNKGLAAIRKDGTYAGLLADLYAGKYDR, encoded by the coding sequence GTGAGAACTCGAATCCGTTGGGCTGTCCTGGGCGTATGCCTGCTGCTCGGACTGCTCTGTCTACCCGCTCAGGCTAAGCCTCTGGTGCGGTTGGCTAATGGTGAATGGCCACCCTATCTGTCGGAAACCCTCCCTCATTTCGGATTTGCCTCCGATGTCGTTCAGAAGGCCTTCGAAGCGGTTGGGGTTGAGGTGGAGTATGAATTTTTTCCTTGGTCCCGTGCCTTCAGCTATGCGCTCCAGGGGCGTGACGAGGATGGTCGCGTGCTGCATGGAACTCTGGTTTGGGTCTATACCCCGGCTCGTGCCGTCTCATTTCTGTACAGTGATGTTGTGATCGAGGATTCGGAAGTTCTGTTTTATTCTAGGGATAATCCTCTGGATTGGTCGGAGATGGAGGATCTTCGAGGCAAGATTATTGGAGGGGCGAGTGGGGCGGCGTATCTTCTGCTGGATGATGCCGAAGCTGCCGGTATTCTGACCATTGAACGCTCGGGCGGGTACGAATCCCTGTTTGTGCGTTTGCTGCACGGTCGGGTCGACGCCGTGCCGATGGTCACCCAGGTGGGGCGTTTTTATGTCGAGAGGGTATTGAACGAGGAAGAACGGAAGCTGATTGCCTGGCACCCAAAGGTGATCCAACATCGCCAGTATCACCTGATTCTTTCGAAGAATGTGGACGAGAGTAAAGCCTTGATGCCCCTGTTCAACAAGGGATTGGCTGCCATTCGCAAAGACGGAACCTACGCGGGCCTGCTGGCTGATCTTTACGCTGGCAAATACGATCGCTAA
- a CDS encoding fumarate reductase flavoprotein subunit: MQTFYTDVLSIGAGLAGERVAIEAAGAGFDAICLSIVPARRSHSSAAQGGMQAALGNSAMGEGDTPDVHFNDTVKGSDWGCDQEVARIFCDNAPIAMRQMAHWGVPWNRVVGGKGFYYKGGERFEKFEKPENEGLITARNFGGTAKWRTCYTSDGTGHTVLYTMDNRAAKMGVQVHDKVEVISLIQDGKRCMGAVARCLKTGELRVYLAKATLVAAGGFGRIYRESTNAVICDGGAHAAVLDTGVVPLGNMEAVQFHPTGIVPTYILVTEGCRGDGGTLLDVNQERFMNIYEPEKAELASRDVVSRWMMHHIREGKGVKSPYGEHLWLDIRHLGEQHIRGKLREVDDICQNFLGIDPVKDLIPVKPVQHYSMGGVRTNKDGAAYGLEGLFAAGEAACWDMHGFNRLGGNSLAETVVAGMVVGGKVVEYLQGAEAQFKTSVIEDQVAKDRNRIQRLIDCADGGEDAFKVRAAMQDALQDGVHIFRSHNDLEQAVFQLQEVHERAKKIGLKSNGKGANPELALALKMAGQVKLALCVAYGALKRTESRGSHAREDFPERNDRDWLNRTLATWKNEDDDLPTLNYEDATPSFEIPPGDRGYGGGTIIPMDNPPAGKED; the protein is encoded by the coding sequence ATGCAGACGTTTTATACTGACGTTTTGAGCATCGGCGCGGGCCTGGCGGGCGAGCGTGTGGCCATCGAGGCCGCCGGAGCCGGGTTTGATGCCATCTGTTTGTCCATTGTCCCCGCACGTCGTTCGCATTCATCCGCCGCACAGGGGGGAATGCAGGCTGCCCTTGGCAATAGCGCCATGGGCGAGGGCGACACCCCCGACGTCCACTTCAATGATACGGTCAAGGGTTCCGACTGGGGCTGCGATCAGGAAGTTGCCCGCATCTTCTGTGATAACGCCCCCATTGCCATGCGTCAGATGGCGCATTGGGGCGTGCCATGGAACCGTGTGGTCGGTGGCAAGGGCTTTTACTACAAGGGCGGCGAGCGCTTTGAGAAGTTCGAGAAGCCCGAGAATGAAGGCCTGATCACCGCACGTAACTTTGGTGGTACCGCCAAGTGGCGCACCTGTTACACCTCCGACGGCACCGGTCATACCGTGCTCTATACCATGGACAATCGTGCCGCCAAGATGGGTGTGCAGGTCCATGACAAAGTGGAAGTCATCAGCCTGATTCAGGATGGCAAGCGCTGTATGGGCGCTGTGGCCCGCTGCCTGAAGACCGGCGAATTGCGCGTCTATCTTGCCAAGGCCACTCTCGTGGCCGCTGGCGGGTTCGGCCGTATCTATCGCGAATCCACCAACGCCGTGATCTGTGACGGTGGCGCTCATGCGGCCGTGCTGGACACGGGCGTTGTACCTCTGGGCAATATGGAGGCCGTACAGTTCCATCCCACAGGTATTGTCCCGACCTACATCCTTGTGACTGAGGGATGTCGAGGTGATGGCGGTACGCTGCTGGATGTGAATCAGGAACGGTTCATGAACATCTACGAGCCGGAAAAGGCCGAATTGGCCTCCCGCGACGTCGTTTCCCGCTGGATGATGCATCATATCCGCGAGGGTAAGGGCGTGAAGAGCCCCTATGGCGAGCACCTCTGGCTCGATATCCGTCACCTGGGCGAGCAGCACATCCGTGGCAAGCTGCGCGAGGTGGACGATATCTGTCAGAACTTCCTGGGCATTGACCCGGTTAAGGATCTGATTCCGGTCAAGCCGGTGCAGCACTACTCCATGGGTGGCGTGCGCACCAACAAGGACGGCGCAGCCTACGGCCTGGAAGGCCTGTTCGCGGCTGGCGAGGCCGCGTGTTGGGACATGCATGGCTTCAACCGTCTGGGCGGCAACTCCCTGGCCGAGACTGTTGTGGCCGGTATGGTCGTCGGCGGCAAGGTTGTGGAATACCTCCAAGGCGCTGAGGCCCAGTTCAAGACCTCTGTCATTGAAGATCAGGTTGCCAAGGATCGCAATCGCATTCAGCGTCTGATCGACTGTGCAGACGGTGGTGAAGACGCCTTCAAGGTCCGGGCTGCAATGCAGGATGCCCTGCAGGACGGCGTGCATATCTTCCGTAGTCACAACGACCTGGAGCAGGCTGTGTTCCAGCTGCAGGAAGTGCATGAACGGGCCAAGAAGATCGGACTGAAGTCCAACGGCAAGGGCGCCAACCCTGAACTGGCTTTGGCTCTGAAGATGGCCGGTCAGGTCAAGTTGGCCTTGTGTGTTGCCTATGGAGCCCTCAAGCGCACTGAATCTCGAGGCTCTCATGCCCGTGAGGATTTCCCCGAACGCAACGACCGTGATTGGCTGAACCGTACTCTCGCCACCTGGAAGAACGAGGACGACGATCTGCCGACCCTGAACTATGAGGACGCCACCCCGTCCTTCGAAATCCCACCGGGAGACCGCGGCTACGGCGGCGGGACCATCATCCCCATGGATAACCCCCCGGCTGGGAAGGAGGACTAA
- a CDS encoding DUF362 domain-containing protein, which produces MPRMQGVVSVGFESYATSVPRVLDACGAHKVLAEQQRVLIKPNLVNASPPPVTTPVECVEAVIDYVRAHSDAEIVVAEGCGDACRETPEIFAALGYVGMADRMGAVLLDLNTAPLVERQNPACELFPQMWLPAVAFTHFIISIPMLKAHSLAGMTGTIKNMMGFPPPEHYAGQHGSWKKASFHGRMQQSVRELASYILPDLTLMDASVGLSSFHLGGPTCDPPVGRLLAGGDAYALDREAAGLLGLDWECVGHLLPL; this is translated from the coding sequence ATGCCTAGGATGCAGGGGGTGGTCAGCGTCGGGTTCGAGTCGTATGCGACCTCGGTGCCTCGGGTGCTGGACGCCTGCGGAGCGCACAAGGTGCTGGCCGAACAACAGCGCGTGCTCATCAAACCGAATCTGGTGAATGCTTCGCCTCCGCCCGTGACTACGCCGGTTGAGTGCGTAGAGGCTGTCATTGACTATGTGCGGGCTCATTCGGATGCCGAAATCGTTGTCGCTGAAGGCTGCGGCGATGCCTGCCGCGAGACTCCGGAGATATTTGCCGCTCTGGGCTATGTGGGGATGGCAGATCGCATGGGTGCGGTCTTACTGGATTTGAATACCGCACCGCTGGTGGAGCGTCAGAATCCGGCCTGTGAATTGTTTCCACAGATGTGGTTGCCAGCCGTGGCTTTTACCCACTTCATCATCTCCATACCCATGCTCAAGGCCCATTCCCTGGCGGGCATGACCGGAACCATCAAGAACATGATGGGCTTTCCCCCTCCCGAACACTACGCGGGCCAGCATGGCTCCTGGAAAAAGGCATCGTTCCATGGACGGATGCAGCAGTCCGTGCGTGAACTGGCGTCTTACATTCTGCCGGACCTGACGCTCATGGATGCTTCCGTGGGCCTGTCCTCATTCCATTTGGGAGGTCCGACTTGTGATCCCCCCGTAGGCAGGCTCCTGGCTGGGGGCGATGCCTATGCCCTGGATCGCGAAGCTGCCGGGTTGCTGGGGCTGGACTGGGAGTGTGTTGGTCACTTGCTGCCGCTATGA
- a CDS encoding Fe-S-containing hydro-lyase: protein MAEYTLNTPLTDEDITPLKAGDVVFINGTIYTARDAAHKRLMDLIDKGEATPFELKGSIVYYVGPSPAPPGRPIGAAGPTTSYRMDTYAPRLHALGQKASIGKGKRSEEVKAALKEHKAVYFGATGGAGALLSKCITAAKVIAFDELGPEAIRELTVEKFPLLVINDCHGGELYAVPDRKAAGLED from the coding sequence ATGGCTGAATACACCTTGAATACGCCACTGACTGATGAGGACATCACTCCCCTGAAAGCCGGGGATGTGGTCTTTATCAATGGAACCATCTATACGGCGCGTGATGCGGCTCATAAACGGCTGATGGACCTGATCGACAAGGGGGAAGCAACTCCTTTCGAACTCAAGGGTTCCATTGTCTACTATGTCGGCCCGAGTCCTGCGCCTCCGGGACGCCCCATTGGTGCCGCCGGTCCCACCACCAGCTATCGTATGGATACCTATGCGCCTCGGCTTCATGCTCTGGGGCAGAAGGCTTCCATTGGCAAAGGCAAGCGTAGCGAAGAAGTGAAGGCGGCCCTCAAGGAGCATAAGGCTGTGTATTTTGGAGCCACTGGCGGCGCTGGCGCGCTGCTCTCCAAGTGCATCACCGCGGCCAAGGTCATCGCTTTTGATGAACTTGGTCCTGAGGCCATCCGCGAATTGACGGTGGAGAAGTTTCCGCTGTTGGTCATCAATGACTGCCACGGCGGCGAACTCTATGCCGTGCCGGATCGCAAGGCTGCAGGCCTGGAAGATTAG
- a CDS encoding malic enzyme-like NAD(P)-binding protein: MALFTKQEALDYHSMGRKGKIEVIPVKPCRTQKHLSMAYSPGVAQPCLEIAKDPSKSFDYTSRGNLVAVVSNGTAVLGLGNIGAAAGKPVMEGKGVLFKSFADVDVYDINLATEDPDKIIETVKLLEPTFGGINLEDIKAPECFYIEERLKAEMNIPVFHDDQHGTAIISGAGIINALEISGKNIADLKLVVSGAGAGAIACTKFYVGMGIQKENVFMFDSRGLIYKGRGPLTPEKEFFAQDKDYGSLAECMKGADMFLGLSVKDAINKDMVKSMGEAPIIFACANPDPEITYPDAKEARPECIMGTGRSDYPNQINNVLGFPSIFRGALDTRATAINEEMKLAAANALAALAKEPVPDEICEIYGRKLEFGSDYVIPSPFDPRVLEWVASAVAQAAMDTGVATIQLDIEEYKKSLRTRLQESKKRVALVVDAYGMDFE, from the coding sequence ATGGCATTGTTCACTAAGCAAGAAGCCCTCGACTACCATTCCATGGGACGCAAGGGAAAAATCGAAGTCATTCCCGTCAAGCCCTGCCGCACCCAAAAGCATCTTTCCATGGCTTACTCCCCCGGCGTGGCCCAGCCTTGCCTGGAGATCGCCAAGGACCCGTCCAAGTCTTTCGACTACACCAGCCGCGGCAACCTGGTCGCCGTTGTTTCCAACGGCACCGCCGTTCTGGGTCTGGGCAACATCGGCGCAGCAGCTGGCAAGCCTGTGATGGAAGGCAAAGGCGTGCTCTTCAAATCCTTCGCGGATGTCGACGTCTACGACATCAACCTCGCCACCGAGGACCCCGACAAGATCATCGAGACCGTAAAGCTGCTGGAACCCACCTTTGGTGGCATCAACCTTGAGGACATCAAGGCACCGGAATGTTTCTATATCGAAGAGCGACTCAAAGCCGAGATGAACATTCCCGTGTTCCATGACGATCAGCATGGCACGGCCATCATCTCTGGCGCTGGCATCATCAACGCTCTGGAGATCTCCGGCAAGAACATCGCCGACCTGAAACTCGTGGTCTCCGGCGCCGGAGCAGGCGCCATTGCCTGCACCAAATTCTATGTAGGCATGGGCATCCAGAAGGAAAACGTGTTCATGTTCGATTCACGCGGCCTGATCTACAAGGGACGCGGCCCCCTGACTCCCGAAAAGGAGTTCTTCGCACAGGACAAGGATTACGGCAGTCTGGCTGAATGCATGAAGGGTGCGGACATGTTCCTGGGGCTGTCCGTCAAGGACGCCATCAACAAGGACATGGTCAAATCCATGGGCGAAGCCCCCATCATCTTTGCCTGCGCCAATCCAGACCCCGAAATCACCTATCCGGATGCCAAGGAAGCCCGCCCTGAGTGCATCATGGGCACTGGTCGTTCCGATTACCCCAACCAGATCAACAACGTCCTCGGATTCCCCTCCATCTTCCGCGGCGCCTTGGATACCCGTGCCACCGCCATTAATGAGGAGATGAAACTTGCAGCGGCCAATGCCTTGGCCGCGCTCGCCAAGGAACCAGTCCCGGACGAAATCTGCGAGATCTATGGCCGCAAGCTGGAATTCGGCTCGGACTACGTGATTCCCAGCCCGTTTGACCCGCGCGTGCTTGAATGGGTGGCCTCTGCCGTGGCTCAGGCCGCCATGGACACCGGTGTCGCCACCATTCAGTTGGACATTGAGGAATACAAGAAGTCCCTGCGCACACGCCTGCAGGAATCCAAAAAGCGCGTTGCCCTGGTCGTCGACGCCTACGGCATGGACTTCGAATAG
- a CDS encoding fumarate reductase iron-sulfur subunit produces MARTLKFNVFRYNPMDEKSVPHMDTFVLPEIPSMTLFIALNQIREEQDPSLQFDFCCRAGICGACGMLINGRPGLGCKTKTKDLPDEITLLPLPVFKLVGDLSVDTGTWFREMYAKVESWIHTDTVFDPTAEEERMDNSIAEEIYELERCVECGCCVAGCGTARMRKDFMGAVALNRVARFLIDPRDQRSEADYYDIIGTDEGIFGCMGLLGCEDVCPKELPLQDQLGFLRRKMGLAAIKRFLPFGKK; encoded by the coding sequence ATGGCGCGTACGCTGAAATTCAACGTCTTCCGTTATAATCCCATGGACGAGAAATCCGTGCCGCACATGGACACCTTTGTGCTGCCTGAGATTCCTTCCATGACCCTATTCATTGCATTGAACCAGATTCGTGAGGAACAGGACCCGTCGTTGCAGTTTGATTTCTGCTGTCGTGCGGGGATTTGTGGTGCTTGTGGCATGCTTATCAATGGGCGCCCGGGCCTGGGTTGCAAGACCAAGACCAAGGATCTGCCCGATGAGATCACGCTCCTGCCTTTGCCGGTGTTCAAACTCGTGGGTGATTTGTCCGTGGATACGGGCACCTGGTTCCGCGAGATGTATGCCAAGGTCGAGAGCTGGATTCATACGGATACGGTGTTTGACCCTACGGCTGAAGAAGAGCGTATGGACAACTCCATCGCCGAAGAAATCTACGAGCTGGAACGCTGCGTGGAATGCGGTTGTTGTGTTGCCGGTTGCGGAACCGCCCGTATGCGCAAGGACTTCATGGGCGCTGTGGCTCTGAATCGTGTGGCCCGTTTCCTCATTGATCCGCGCGATCAGCGGAGCGAGGCCGATTACTACGACATCATCGGCACCGATGAGGGCATCTTCGGGTGCATGGGCCTGCTGGGTTGTGAAGACGTCTGTCCCAAGGAATTGCCTTTGCAGGATCAGTTGGGATTCCTGCGGCGCAAGATGGGACTCGCCGCTATCAAACGTTTTTTACCGTTTGGTAAAAAATAG
- a CDS encoding succinate dehydrogenase/fumarate reductase cytochrome b subunit, which translates to MSVVDSTLHVPKPSRASGYLDWLQMLTGAGLVLFMWSHMILVSSVLLGPGVMNALAHFFEATYMAQIGGPMIGFAFMLHFVLAARKLPFRMQEQKSIWAHAKTLKHTDTWLWLVQAGTAMIILIMGSIHMWVVLTDLPISAAKSAARVSEGWWLMFYLLLLPLVELHVGIGFYRIGVKWGVIKRSNRPKAKKLEKVVTLTMITIGVLTLIRFLLLAS; encoded by the coding sequence ATGTCGGTTGTCGACTCGACCCTGCACGTGCCCAAACCGTCGCGGGCGTCTGGCTACCTTGATTGGTTGCAGATGCTCACCGGTGCTGGGCTCGTTTTGTTTATGTGGAGCCACATGATTCTGGTTTCCAGCGTTTTGCTGGGCCCCGGTGTCATGAATGCTCTGGCCCATTTTTTCGAGGCCACATACATGGCCCAGATCGGCGGCCCCATGATCGGGTTTGCCTTTATGTTGCACTTCGTGCTGGCGGCTCGTAAATTGCCGTTCCGCATGCAGGAGCAGAAATCCATCTGGGCACATGCCAAGACTCTCAAACACACCGACACCTGGCTTTGGCTGGTGCAGGCGGGAACGGCCATGATTATTCTGATCATGGGCTCCATCCATATGTGGGTGGTTCTGACCGATCTGCCCATCTCCGCAGCCAAGAGTGCCGCGCGTGTGTCCGAGGGCTGGTGGCTGATGTTTTATCTGTTGCTTCTGCCATTGGTGGAACTACACGTCGGGATCGGTTTCTACCGTATCGGTGTGAAGTGGGGCGTGATCAAGCGTTCCAACCGCCCCAAGGCCAAGAAGCTGGAAAAGGTCGTTACGCTGACCATGATCACCATCGGCGTGCTGACCCTGATCCGATTCCTTTTGCTCGCATCCTAG
- a CDS encoding GNAT family N-acetyltransferase — MMNVLDIIKKCRTPRIRKARPRDVPAIIEMVDRTMAGDYRGIVPDDEIAKWVGALSMALKGPWPLALVADYKGLVSGVALVRDGMHLSLLWTAEGCRGAGLGTALMDAVEHKVFSVGHPYMTLSVYRDNDRAVTFYQHRGWTVNSQYVGEVGAVVLEMRKKRS, encoded by the coding sequence ATGATGAATGTGTTGGATATTATTAAGAAGTGCAGAACTCCGCGCATTCGCAAGGCCCGGCCTCGGGACGTGCCCGCCATTATTGAAATGGTGGATCGGACTATGGCTGGCGATTATCGTGGTATTGTGCCCGACGATGAAATTGCCAAGTGGGTGGGGGCGTTGTCCATGGCGCTCAAGGGGCCGTGGCCCCTTGCCTTGGTCGCGGATTATAAAGGGCTTGTGTCAGGAGTGGCACTGGTACGTGACGGAATGCATTTGTCGCTTCTATGGACTGCCGAAGGGTGTCGCGGTGCCGGGCTGGGGACAGCCCTCATGGATGCCGTGGAGCACAAGGTTTTTTCTGTGGGGCATCCTTACATGACGTTGTCTGTCTATCGTGACAATGATCGGGCTGTGACTTTTTATCAGCACCGGGGTTGGACTGTGAACAGTCAGTATGTGGGCGAGGTTGGAGCCGTTGTCCTTGAGATGAGAAAAAAGCGTTCTTGA
- a CDS encoding AraC family transcriptional regulator — protein MNRTSHNQQGIALPDQNRITLPHVGGVEVLTARFTTQRFSKHFHRRYGVGVIEHGAMAFTFLNQNFVADAGSVNLTVPGEMHDGHAAVLEGWAYRMLYLDPGVVENAASQAAGRPVAAPDFATGVIHDHELATQVRACHQILDHPHASLLAQQSALLSMLGLWIKRHAAERPPSLRAGTEPTGVARARAFMDEQCEQDISLDELAQQAHLSPYHFLRVFRRAVGAPPHAYLMNARIRRARQLLRTTIRLADIAQEIGFSDQAHFTNAFKRFTGLTPGKYRKHLQN, from the coding sequence ATGAATAGGACCTCACATAACCAGCAGGGAATCGCCCTGCCCGATCAGAACCGCATCACACTGCCGCACGTAGGTGGTGTGGAGGTCTTGACCGCACGATTCACAACACAGCGATTTTCAAAGCACTTCCACCGCAGGTACGGGGTTGGCGTCATTGAGCATGGAGCCATGGCCTTCACTTTTCTCAATCAGAATTTTGTTGCCGATGCAGGCAGCGTGAACCTTACTGTCCCCGGCGAAATGCACGACGGTCATGCCGCTGTTCTGGAGGGCTGGGCCTATCGAATGCTCTACCTGGACCCGGGTGTTGTGGAAAATGCAGCAAGCCAAGCCGCCGGACGCCCAGTGGCAGCACCGGACTTCGCCACAGGCGTCATCCACGATCACGAACTGGCCACCCAAGTCCGAGCCTGTCACCAGATCCTGGACCATCCCCATGCGTCACTTCTGGCCCAGCAATCCGCACTGCTATCAATGCTGGGGCTGTGGATCAAACGACATGCGGCAGAGCGCCCCCCAAGCTTGCGAGCAGGCACGGAACCAACGGGTGTGGCCCGGGCCCGGGCCTTCATGGACGAGCAATGCGAACAGGATATTTCCCTGGATGAACTTGCACAACAGGCTCACCTGTCACCCTATCATTTCCTGCGCGTTTTCCGTCGCGCCGTAGGCGCCCCGCCACACGCCTACCTTATGAATGCCCGCATCCGCCGGGCGCGCCAGTTGTTAAGGACAACGATCCGCCTGGCTGATATCGCGCAGGAAATCGGCTTTTCCGATCAGGCCCATTTCACCAATGCCTTTAAACGGTTCACCGGACTTACCCCCGGCAAATACCGCAAGCATCTGCAAAACTGA
- a CDS encoding fumarate hydratase, translating to MRTVKAQDVIAPVANMCREANLKLPDDVKQAFRDHMESEDSPAAKEIFRQLLENSAMAEETGLPLCQDCGLAVFFVDIGEDVIVEGSLKDAVTQGMIQGYEEGYLRKSSCDPMSRANTGDNAPAIIHFDFVPGDKITINFMAKGGGSENMSRVTMLAPAQGWEGIKKFVVNRVAEAGPNPCPPTMLGIGIGGTFERAPILAKRSLMRPLNDTHADPEIAKLEAELLDAVNALGIGPMGLGGKTTCLGVKIEMAPCHLASLPLAVNVQCHSIRHQEVVI from the coding sequence ATGAGAACAGTGAAAGCCCAGGACGTGATCGCCCCAGTGGCGAACATGTGCCGTGAGGCCAATCTGAAATTGCCCGATGACGTCAAGCAGGCGTTCCGGGATCATATGGAGAGTGAGGACTCCCCGGCTGCCAAGGAAATTTTCCGACAGTTGTTGGAGAACTCCGCCATGGCCGAGGAAACAGGGTTGCCCCTGTGTCAGGATTGCGGACTGGCCGTGTTCTTTGTGGACATTGGCGAGGACGTGATTGTGGAAGGTAGCCTGAAGGATGCCGTGACTCAGGGCATGATCCAGGGCTACGAGGAAGGGTATCTGCGCAAATCGTCCTGTGATCCCATGTCCCGTGCCAACACAGGCGACAACGCTCCGGCCATTATCCATTTTGATTTTGTGCCCGGCGACAAGATCACCATCAATTTCATGGCCAAGGGCGGTGGCTCAGAGAACATGAGCCGCGTGACCATGCTGGCTCCGGCCCAAGGCTGGGAAGGCATCAAGAAGTTCGTGGTCAACCGCGTGGCCGAGGCCGGACCCAACCCGTGCCCGCCGACCATGCTTGGCATTGGCATCGGTGGCACTTTCGAGCGCGCCCCCATCCTGGCCAAGCGGTCCTTGATGCGGCCCTTGAATGACACGCATGCCGATCCCGAGATCGCCAAGCTCGAGGCTGAACTGCTGGATGCCGTTAATGCTCTGGGCATCGGCCCCATGGGCCTGGGTGGTAAGACCACCTGTCTGGGTGTGAAGATCGAGATGGCCCCGTGCCACCTCGCCAGTCTGCCTTTGGCGGTCAACGTGCAGTGCCATTCCATCCGGCATCAGGAGGTGGTGATCTAA
- a CDS encoding DMT family transporter, producing MPQQPSFRAYFDLTMAMILVGSSVVAGKFMIIELPPHLASAMRFLFAVMLIVPLLYILEGIPRLSTRSWIILFIQAVCGSFLFNVFLLKGLTMTDAGAAGIITSTTPACMGIIALIVLREKLTSRAVAGIALSVGGIMAVNLQGMSVGLGTLAGNGLILCAVLAEALFLLLRKTVREPVSPLAISSIMSCFGLILFIPGALMESQGFDFAAVSLATWGTVAYYGAFITVAAYLFWFSGIVQVNAGTAGIFTSVMPVSAVLLAALILGDPITPAHIGGCGLALAGIWCISIPARKVAANN from the coding sequence ATGCCCCAGCAACCATCCTTCCGTGCCTATTTCGACCTGACCATGGCCATGATTCTGGTCGGCAGTTCCGTTGTCGCCGGAAAATTCATGATCATCGAGCTGCCGCCTCACCTGGCATCAGCCATGCGCTTCCTTTTCGCCGTCATGCTCATCGTCCCACTGCTGTATATTCTTGAAGGCATCCCCAGACTTTCAACCCGCAGTTGGATCATCCTCTTCATCCAGGCCGTGTGCGGATCATTCCTGTTCAATGTTTTCCTGCTCAAAGGGTTGACCATGACCGATGCCGGAGCTGCGGGAATCATCACCAGCACAACCCCTGCCTGTATGGGAATCATTGCCCTGATCGTGCTGCGGGAAAAACTGACCTCGCGAGCAGTTGCGGGCATTGCCCTTTCCGTGGGTGGAATCATGGCCGTCAACCTGCAAGGCATGAGCGTTGGTCTGGGAACCCTGGCAGGAAATGGGCTCATTCTCTGCGCAGTACTGGCCGAGGCTCTCTTTCTGCTCCTCAGAAAGACCGTACGTGAACCCGTATCGCCCCTGGCCATCTCCTCCATCATGTCCTGCTTCGGACTGATATTATTCATACCAGGGGCACTCATGGAGTCTCAGGGATTCGACTTTGCAGCCGTCTCCCTGGCCACATGGGGCACCGTGGCCTACTACGGGGCATTCATCACCGTAGCGGCCTATCTGTTCTGGTTTTCGGGGATTGTTCAAGTCAATGCAGGCACTGCAGGAATTTTCACATCGGTGATGCCAGTCTCGGCGGTTCTGCTCGCAGCCCTGATACTGGGCGACCCTATCACCCCTGCACATATCGGTGGCTGTGGATTGGCTCTTGCCGGCATCTGGTGCATCAGCATCCCTGCCCGCAAGGTAGCGGCGAACAACTGA